One window of Esox lucius isolate fEsoLuc1 chromosome 25, fEsoLuc1.pri, whole genome shotgun sequence genomic DNA carries:
- the LOC105021087 gene encoding uncharacterized protein LOC105021087 isoform X3 — protein sequence MTALGHRGVSDPYIHAEKRDPRGRELYNMAGKLVILLCGMLLVASSAILWQYGGDCGLPNELCSCVWHRWQHVPQRVCTLCQETRNQNGHFGHQGGELLRGSEVTKKMT from the exons ATGACAGCTTTGGGGCACCGAGGCGTGTCCGATCCGTATATTCACGCTGAGAAGAGGGACCCGAGAGGTAGAGAACTGT ACAACATGGCTGGCAAACTAGTGATCCTGCTGTGCGGGATGTTGCTGGTCGCCTCTTCAG CCATCTTGTGGCAGTATGGAGGAGATTGTGGCTTGCCCAATGAACTTTGCTCCTGTGTGTGGCACCGATGGCAACACGTACCCCAACGAGTGTGCACTCTGTGTCAAGAGACA AGAAACCAAAATGGACATTTTGGTCATCAAGGAGGGGAGCTGCTAAGGGGATCTGAAGTCAccaaaaaaatgacataa
- the LOC105021087 gene encoding probable pancreatic secretory proteinase inhibitor isoform X6 — MTALGHRGVSDPYIHAEKRDPRGRELCAEQGNRKPSCGSMEEIVACPMNFAPVCGTDGNTYPNECALCVKRQETKMDILVIKEGSC; from the exons ATGACAGCTTTGGGGCACCGAGGCGTGTCCGATCCGTATATTCACGCTGAGAAGAGGGACCCGAGAGGTAGAGAACTGT GCGCAGAACAAGGAAACAGAAAG CCATCTTGTGGCAGTATGGAGGAGATTGTGGCTTGCCCAATGAACTTTGCTCCTGTGTGTGGCACCGATGGCAACACGTACCCCAACGAGTGTGCACTCTGTGTCAAGAGACA AGAAACCAAAATGGACATTTTGGTCATCAAGGAGGGGAGCTGCTAA
- the LOC114830678 gene encoding chymotrypsin inhibitor: MPTVYVDNMVGKLVILLFAMLLVSYSEGSSERGRKPSCDNMAEPFACLAVYLPVCGSDGQTYSNECYLCSHIQETNKDILVINEGSC, encoded by the exons ATGCCGACTGTTTACGTAG ACAACATGGTTGGGAAACTAGTGATTCTGTTGTTTGCAATGCTGCTTGTTTCTTATTCAG AAGGGAGTTCAGAACGTGGCAGAAAG CCATCATGCGACAATATGGCAGAGCCTTTTGCTTGCCTTGCCGTCTACTTGCCTGTGTGTGGCTCTGATGGCCAAACCTACTCCAATGAGTGCTACCTCTGTTCCCATATACA AGAAACCAACAAGGACATTTTAGTCATCAATGAGGGGAGCTGCTAA
- the LOC106024949 gene encoding chymotrypsin inhibitor-like has product MPTVYVDNMVGKLVILLFAMLLVSYSEGSSERGRKPSCKNMAVRFACPEVYLPVCGSDGQTYSNECYLCSHIQKIKLEIFIINEGSC; this is encoded by the exons ATGCCGACTGTTTACGTAG ACAACATGGTTGGGAAACTAGTGATTCTGTTGTTTGCAATGCTGCTTGTTTCTTATTCAG AAGGGAGTTCAGAACGTGGCAGAAAG CCATCATGCAAGAATATGGCAGTGCGTTTTGCTTGCCCTGAAGTCTACTTGCCTGTGTGTGGCTCTGATGGCCAAACCTACTCCAATGAGTGCTACCTCTGTTCCCATATACA gAAAATCAAATTGGAAATTTTCATCATCAATGAGGGGAGCTGCTAA
- the LOC105021087 gene encoding probable pancreatic secretory proteinase inhibitor isoform X5: MTALGHRGVSDPYIHAEKRDPRGRELCELGAEQGNRKPSCGSMEEIVACPMNFAPVCGTDGNTYPNECALCVKRQETKMDILVIKEGSC; this comes from the exons ATGACAGCTTTGGGGCACCGAGGCGTGTCCGATCCGTATATTCACGCTGAGAAGAGGGACCCGAGAGGTAGAGAACTGTGTGAGTTAG GCGCAGAACAAGGAAACAGAAAG CCATCTTGTGGCAGTATGGAGGAGATTGTGGCTTGCCCAATGAACTTTGCTCCTGTGTGTGGCACCGATGGCAACACGTACCCCAACGAGTGTGCACTCTGTGTCAAGAGACA AGAAACCAAAATGGACATTTTGGTCATCAAGGAGGGGAGCTGCTAA
- the LOC105021087 gene encoding probable pancreatic secretory proteinase inhibitor isoform X4, whose product MTALGHRGVSDPYIHAEKRDPRGRELYNMAGKLVILLCGMLLVASSGAEQGNRKPSCGSMEEIVACPMNFAPVCGTDGNTYPNECALCVKRQETKMDILVIKEGSC is encoded by the exons ATGACAGCTTTGGGGCACCGAGGCGTGTCCGATCCGTATATTCACGCTGAGAAGAGGGACCCGAGAGGTAGAGAACTGT ACAACATGGCTGGCAAACTAGTGATCCTGCTGTGCGGGATGTTGCTGGTCGCCTCTTCAG GCGCAGAACAAGGAAACAGAAAG CCATCTTGTGGCAGTATGGAGGAGATTGTGGCTTGCCCAATGAACTTTGCTCCTGTGTGTGGCACCGATGGCAACACGTACCCCAACGAGTGTGCACTCTGTGTCAAGAGACA AGAAACCAAAATGGACATTTTGGTCATCAAGGAGGGGAGCTGCTAA
- the LOC105021087 gene encoding serine protease inhibitor Kazal-type 1-like isoform X2 — protein MTALGHRGVSDPYIHAEKRDPRGRELCELDNMAGKLVILLCGMLLVASSGAEQGNRKPSCGSMEEIVACPMNFAPVCGTDGNTYPNECALCVKRQETKMDILVIKEGSC, from the exons ATGACAGCTTTGGGGCACCGAGGCGTGTCCGATCCGTATATTCACGCTGAGAAGAGGGACCCGAGAGGTAGAGAACTGTGTGAGTTAG ACAACATGGCTGGCAAACTAGTGATCCTGCTGTGCGGGATGTTGCTGGTCGCCTCTTCAG GCGCAGAACAAGGAAACAGAAAG CCATCTTGTGGCAGTATGGAGGAGATTGTGGCTTGCCCAATGAACTTTGCTCCTGTGTGTGGCACCGATGGCAACACGTACCCCAACGAGTGTGCACTCTGTGTCAAGAGACA AGAAACCAAAATGGACATTTTGGTCATCAAGGAGGGGAGCTGCTAA
- the LOC105021087 gene encoding uncharacterized protein LOC105021087 isoform X1: protein MTALGHRGVSDPYIHAEKRDPRGRELCELDNMAGKLVILLCGMLLVASSAILWQYGGDCGLPNELCSCVWHRWQHVPQRVCTLCQETRNQNGHFGHQGGELLRGSEVTKKMT from the exons ATGACAGCTTTGGGGCACCGAGGCGTGTCCGATCCGTATATTCACGCTGAGAAGAGGGACCCGAGAGGTAGAGAACTGTGTGAGTTAG ACAACATGGCTGGCAAACTAGTGATCCTGCTGTGCGGGATGTTGCTGGTCGCCTCTTCAG CCATCTTGTGGCAGTATGGAGGAGATTGTGGCTTGCCCAATGAACTTTGCTCCTGTGTGTGGCACCGATGGCAACACGTACCCCAACGAGTGTGCACTCTGTGTCAAGAGACA AGAAACCAAAATGGACATTTTGGTCATCAAGGAGGGGAGCTGCTAAGGGGATCTGAAGTCAccaaaaaaatgacataa
- the LOC105008879 gene encoding chymotrypsin inhibitor-like gives MPTVYVDNMVGKLVILLFAMLLVSYSEGSSERGRKPSCGSMAEHFACLDIYLPVCGSDGQTYSNECYLCSHIQETNKDILVINEGSC, from the exons ATGCCGACTGTTTACGTAG ACAACATGGTTGGGAAACTAGTGATTCTGTTGTTTGCAATGCTGCTTGTTTCTTATTCAG AAGGGAGTTCAGAACGTGGCAGAAAG ccATCATGCGGCAGTATGGCAGAGCATTTTGCTTGCCTTGACATCTACTTGCCTGTGTGTGGCTCTGATGGCCAAACCTACTCCAATGAGTGCTACCTCTGTTCCCATATACA AGAAACCAACAAGGACATTTTAGTCATCAATGAGGGGAGCTGCTAA